A window from Rhinolophus sinicus isolate RSC01 linkage group LG01, ASM3656204v1, whole genome shotgun sequence encodes these proteins:
- the CCL20 gene encoding C-C motif chemokine 20 isoform X1 has translation MMSTNKSLLLAALMSALLLHLCSKSEAASNFDCCLGYRHHVLHPMWIVSYTEQRANEACDINAIIFHTRRNLSVCADPKKKWVKQVLRVLSLRAKKI, from the exons ATGATGAGCACTAACAAGAGTTTGCTCCTGGCTGCGTTGATGTCAGCACTACTGCTCCACCTCTGCAGCAAGTCAGAAG cagcaagcaactttgatTGCTGCCTTGGATACAGACATCACGTCCTTCATCCCATGTGGATTGTGAGCTACACAGAGCAGCGGGCCAATGAAGCTTGTGACATCAATGCAATCAT ctTTCACACAAGGAGAAATTTATCTGTGTGTGCGGATCCAAAGAAGAAATGGGTGAAACAAGTTTTGCGCGTACTCAG CCTCAGAGCAAAGAAGATATGA
- the CCL20 gene encoding C-C motif chemokine 20 isoform X2, translating into MMSTNKSLLLAALMSALLLHLCSKSEASNFDCCLGYRHHVLHPMWIVSYTEQRANEACDINAIIFHTRRNLSVCADPKKKWVKQVLRVLSLRAKKI; encoded by the exons ATGATGAGCACTAACAAGAGTTTGCTCCTGGCTGCGTTGATGTCAGCACTACTGCTCCACCTCTGCAGCAAGTCAGAAG caagcaactttgatTGCTGCCTTGGATACAGACATCACGTCCTTCATCCCATGTGGATTGTGAGCTACACAGAGCAGCGGGCCAATGAAGCTTGTGACATCAATGCAATCAT ctTTCACACAAGGAGAAATTTATCTGTGTGTGCGGATCCAAAGAAGAAATGGGTGAAACAAGTTTTGCGCGTACTCAG CCTCAGAGCAAAGAAGATATGA